The region AGCAGGCTCTCAGTATCCGGGCGGCAGCGCGAAGGTTGGTATAGGGGTCGAAAGCATCACGATACGTCGGAAAAAAATGCCCGTTCCAGCCCAGATTGACCTGCGCAATGCCGACATCAATGTTCTTCAGGGGCCAGCGCTGCATAAACCCCATAAGTGCCGAAAAGGCCTGCTCCCGCGTCTCATAGTGGTATCCTTTTCCCGCCACATTTATTGTCCATGGCCAGGGCTTAGCCCCCCATGCGGTCTGGCGGGTACTTTCTGCCATGGCCAGTGAATACAGTGATTCAGCAGGCACACGTTCAGCTGCTGCAATCTGCCGGTAAGCATCGGGAATAACCTGCAGCTCTGCAGACAAGGCGGACCCCGTGGCAAAAAGCAGGACAGTAAAGAACATCAGAATGCGGCAAGCTGCCATCCGTTTTCTCCCTGCTGCAGAATGACCGGCATCTGACCCTGACCGTAGCGCATCCACAGGCCGCCATCATGGTTCAGAGTAATCTGGCGGCTGCGGACTTTATCTACCGGAATATTGTGTTTAATGGCCCATGTCCTGATGCCTTCGTCGCTGCTGTCTCCTACCAGATAAATATCAACCGGCCGGTTGTCGGCCAGAACGGCGGCCAGGCGCGCATCGCAGCGGGTGCAGTTTTCCTTCACAAAGAGGGCCAGACGGCCCTGCGTGTCGTGCGCAATGCCGGCCGCGTTGCTGCCCATATTGACGGCCAGCGTCTCCGGATACAGTCGCAGCCAGGCTGCGTTAATTTCTCGCTGAAAAGCCAGCTCCTTCTCGCTTCGCTGATACTCATGTCTGACCCAGAGTTCAGCAAGGCGGCGACGTTCGGCAGAGCTGTCAGTCTCAACACCCAGTGCGGTGAGTGGATCAAGCCCGGGGGACATAATGCCCCGCGATCCCTTCATCATCGCCTGGTACCGACTCCAGTCGGTATCAGATAATCCCCACTGCTGAGCCTGTTGCTGCGCGCTCAGAACGCTCGTGGATGACTGCTGCAACACCGATACCACGCTTTGCGCGGGTGACGTCTGGACTTCAGCAGCCTGAAGTGCCCATGGCATAAGACTCAGTGCTGCCAGTAAAAAGTTTCTCATATACGTTTTAGCTCCACTTATTGAGCCTGGATCAGCTGTTC is a window of Pantoea rwandensis DNA encoding:
- a CDS encoding transglycosylase SLT domain-containing protein; its protein translation is MAACRILMFFTVLLFATGSALSAELQVIPDAYRQIAAAERVPAESLYSLAMAESTRQTAWGAKPWPWTINVAGKGYHYETREQAFSALMGFMQRWPLKNIDVGIAQVNLGWNGHFFPTYRDAFDPYTNLRAAARILRACYDARPGSWLRAAGCYHHPAGGQHAATYMAIVRRKLSQIAQASIPAGSAQPVALARSTLTWIEPQ
- a CDS encoding TIGR03759 family integrating conjugative element protein produces the protein MRNFLLAALSLMPWALQAAEVQTSPAQSVVSVLQQSSTSVLSAQQQAQQWGLSDTDWSRYQAMMKGSRGIMSPGLDPLTALGVETDSSAERRRLAELWVRHEYQRSEKELAFQREINAAWLRLYPETLAVNMGSNAAGIAHDTQGRLALFVKENCTRCDARLAAVLADNRPVDIYLVGDSSDEGIRTWAIKHNIPVDKVRSRQITLNHDGGLWMRYGQGQMPVILQQGENGWQLAAF